One part of the Sander vitreus isolate 19-12246 chromosome 10, sanVit1, whole genome shotgun sequence genome encodes these proteins:
- the LOC144524655 gene encoding uncharacterized protein LOC144524655, with amino-acid sequence MAQQEQSGTLRPLSDENTAQHRENEVLFRKNRDLQRQNGELRENIEGLREKFKYSRNSNKRALQIENEVLCTESPTLRKDADILHSEKKALCNEIEDVRKQNKEVQTKLKDLEIENKTLHQKIEELTLNKTLQKEVQRLNRSLKEQEAVHLLEQENQSLGQKINSLKQDIQEMNLRFQNEKDSMAQEHQALQRDLQEAKEFVHNYYMTTRENDFINQQNHALKEEVKELKTKLGKGEEAILKKNTAIQEQAQELRSVLQELKGFVHNYNEMSQENKTLKEEIQELRDGEEAMRRNHETLQQQVQELKDIQQKLKVFEHKYYTLKEENESTSKQKNSLEQELQEAKNKLRLEKDVCAREQLKARQKEKALCDEVQTLQTHLKLKMEENEYFQREIQSLTESPEVQAFKVKTVADQINAEHVGKNAMHQKILTKSWLLYWFSSNL; translated from the coding sequence atggCACAGCAAGAGCAGTCTGGTACTCTCAGGCCTCTGAGTGATGAGAACACAGCCCAACACCGAGAAAACGAGGTCCTcttcagaaagaacagggaccTTCAAAGACAGAATGGGGAACTCCGTGAAAATATTGAGGGCCTTCGTGAGAAATTCAAGTACTCCAGAAACAGCAATAAAAGGGCCCTCCAAATAGAGAACGAGGTGTTATGCACTGAAAGTCCCACCCTCCGCAAAGACGCTGACATCCTGCACAGCGAAAAGAAGGCTCTGTGCAACGAAATTGAGGATGTTCGCAAACAGAACAAAGAGGTGCAGACTAAGTTAAAGGACTTAGAAATTGAGAACAAGACTTTGCACCAAAAAATAGAAGAACTGACCCTGAACAAGACTCTTCAAAAAGAAGTTCAACGGCTAAATAGAAGTCTGAAAGAACAGGAAGCCGTTCATCTATTGGAGCAAGAAAACCAGTCTTTgggacaaaaaataaatagcttGAAACAGGACATTCAAGAGATGAACCTAAGGTTTCAAAATGAAAAGGATTCCATGGCACAAGAACACCAGGCTTTGCAAAGAGATCTTCAGGAGGCCAAAGAATTTGTGCACAATTATTATATGACTACACGGGAAAATGACTTTATAAACCAACAAAATCATGCCCTGAAAGAGGAAGTCAAGGAGCTGAAAACAAAGTTGGGTAAAGGAGAAGAGGCCATTCTTAAAAAGAATACGGCTATTCAAGAACAGGCTCAGGAGCTCAGAAGTGTTCTACAAGAACTCAAAGGCTTTGTACACAACTATAATGAGATGAGCCAAGAAAACAAGACCCTGAAAGAAGAAATCCAGGAGTTGCGTGACGGAGAAGAGGCCATGAGACGTAACCATGAGACTCTGCAACAACAAGTGCAGGAGTTAAAAGACATTCAGCAAAAACTTAAGGTTTTTGAGCACAAGTATTACACACTGAAAGAGGAGAATGAGTCCACAAGCAAACAAAAGAACAGCCTGGAACAAGAACTTCAGGAGGCGAAGAACAAGCTCAGACTAGAGAAAGATGTTTGTGCTCGGGAGCAGCTCAAAGCTCGTCAGAAGGAGAAAGCGCTTTGTGATGAAGTGCAGACCCTACAGACTCATCTGAAGTTAAAGATGGAGGAAAATGAGTACTTTCAGAGAGAAATCCAGTCGCTTACTGAGAGTCCTGAGGTGCAAGCCTTTAAAGTCAAGACTGTTGCCGATCAGATCAATGCAGAGCATGTGGGGAAAAACGCCATGCACCAGAAGATATTGACAAAAAGTTGGCTTCTTTACTGGTTTTCCAGTAACTTGTGA